In Methanocaldococcus lauensis, a single genomic region encodes these proteins:
- a CDS encoding RNA repair domain-containing protein has product MLKEILNKLFWHPNYKDNIDNFEIVIIHRGGKDNKKVIPLSEVKIKGNYLYLIYEDTYIPLHRILEIRNKKTGEILYKKLGF; this is encoded by the coding sequence ATGCTCAAGGAAATATTAAATAAACTCTTTTGGCATCCAAATTATAAGGATAACATAGATAATTTTGAGATTGTTATAATCCATAGAGGAGGTAAAGATAATAAAAAAGTAATTCCATTAAGTGAGGTTAAAATTAAAGGAAATTATTTGTATTTGATATATGAAGATACTTACATTCCACTACATAGAATATTAGAGATTAGAAACAAAAAGACTGGTGAAATTTTGTATAAGAAATTAGGTTTTTAA
- a CDS encoding histidinol phosphate phosphatase domain-containing protein yields MRYDFHTHTVFSDGELIPSELVRRAMVLKHKAIAITDHADFSNYKELIEKTTITKEELKKYWDIIVIVGVELTHIPPKSIPKLAKKAKDLGAEIVVVHGETVVEPVEEKTNYYASISEDVDILAHPGFIDKETAENLKGNDIFVEITSRRGHNITNGFVANIAREFGLKTLINTDAHSPDDLIDVEFAKKVGLGAGLTHKELENTLLHYPKELLKRI; encoded by the coding sequence ATGAGGTATGATTTTCATACACATACTGTATTTAGCGATGGAGAATTAATTCCTTCTGAATTGGTTAGAAGGGCTATGGTTTTAAAGCATAAGGCAATAGCAATAACTGACCACGCTGATTTTAGCAACTATAAGGAATTAATTGAAAAAACTACTATTACAAAAGAAGAATTAAAAAAATACTGGGATATTATAGTTATTGTTGGTGTAGAGCTAACTCACATTCCTCCAAAATCTATTCCAAAGTTGGCAAAAAAAGCTAAAGATTTGGGGGCTGAGATTGTTGTTGTTCATGGAGAGACAGTAGTTGAGCCGGTTGAAGAAAAAACTAATTATTATGCATCAATATCTGAAGATGTTGATATCTTAGCTCATCCAGGATTTATTGATAAAGAAACTGCTGAAAATTTAAAAGGAAATGATATATTTGTTGAAATTACTTCAAGAAGAGGGCATAATATAACAAATGGTTTTGTTGCCAATATTGCAAGAGAATTTGGATTAAAAACTTTAATAAATACTGATGCACATTCACCAGATGATTTAATTGATGTTGAGTTTGCAAAAAAAGTTGGTTTAGGAGCAGGATTAACACATAAAGAATTGGAAAATACTTTATTACATTATCCAAAAGAGTTATTGAAGAGAATTTAA
- the cbiB gene encoding adenosylcobinamide-phosphate synthase CbiB produces the protein MLNPIILILAVIFDKIIGELPEKIHPTVWIGKLIYSLEKIFKSTNSKNRYKDFLFGFIITLITISVVAIISIYVEKIVLSLYFPLNYIVYAFLLSTTIGYKSLFDFCKKPILYIKEGNIEKAREAVQHIVSRDASKLDKEHILSATIESLSENITDSIIGALFYAIIFGLPGAFVYRAINTLDAMIGYKNKKYLWYGKIAARLDDIVNFIPSRISGLLLIITAPFYKGNIRKAIYGFLKESNKVSSPNSGYTMATLANALNITLEKIGYYKLGSGKIDIEKSLMAFKAVDFTVITFLIIYSLIWWIL, from the coding sequence ATGTTAAATCCAATAATATTAATTTTAGCAGTTATTTTTGATAAAATAATTGGAGAACTTCCTGAAAAAATTCATCCAACTGTTTGGATAGGTAAATTAATATATTCCTTAGAAAAAATATTTAAATCTACAAATAGCAAAAATAGATATAAGGATTTTTTATTTGGTTTTATAATTACTTTAATAACAATATCTGTTGTTGCTATTATATCAATCTATGTAGAAAAAATTGTTTTATCTCTATATTTTCCTTTAAACTATATAGTATATGCTTTTTTACTATCAACAACTATTGGATATAAATCTTTATTCGATTTTTGTAAAAAGCCAATTTTGTATATTAAAGAGGGCAACATTGAAAAAGCAAGAGAGGCTGTTCAGCATATTGTAAGTAGGGATGCATCTAAGTTAGATAAGGAGCATATTCTCTCTGCCACTATAGAAAGTTTGTCTGAAAACATAACTGACAGTATAATTGGAGCTTTATTTTATGCAATTATTTTTGGATTGCCTGGGGCTTTTGTTTATAGAGCAATAAATACATTAGATGCTATGATAGGTTATAAAAATAAAAAATATCTATGGTATGGAAAAATTGCCGCGAGATTGGATGACATAGTAAATTTTATCCCTTCAAGAATATCTGGACTATTATTAATAATAACTGCTCCATTTTACAAAGGAAATATAAGAAAGGCAATATATGGATTTTTAAAGGAATCTAATAAGGTAAGTTCTCCAAACTCTGGCTATACAATGGCTACATTGGCTAATGCTTTAAATATAACATTAGAAAAAATAGGATATTATAAATTGGGTTCTGGAAAAATAGACATTGAAAAATCTCTAATGGCTTTTAAGGCAGTTGATTTTACAGTAATTACATTTTTAATAATTTACAGTTTAATCTGGTGGATACTATGA
- a CDS encoding PUA domain-containing protein — MKFRKLKKREIDLIKEELCSYTEKSYANNFKYENLVVLEGYWLTVCYTNEETIKNLNKFEEIFSVGNIFGEIKRKFRLSLEGFTLISPYIINNYAVVNKRGETLFLYGRDIFKESIIEVKGSGRIVVFNENKEVLGIGFLENNIIKNIKDKGWYLREGG, encoded by the coding sequence ATGAAATTTAGAAAATTAAAAAAAAGAGAAATTGATTTGATAAAAGAGGAGTTATGTAGTTATACTGAAAAAAGTTACGCTAATAATTTCAAATATGAAAATTTAGTTGTTTTAGAGGGATATTGGTTAACTGTTTGCTACACCAATGAAGAAACAATAAAAAATTTAAATAAGTTTGAGGAGATATTTTCAGTAGGAAATATATTTGGTGAAATTAAAAGAAAATTTAGATTATCTTTAGAGGGCTTTACATTAATATCTCCCTATATAATAAATAACTATGCAGTTGTAAATAAAAGAGGTGAAACATTATTTTTATATGGAAGAGATATATTTAAAGAGTCAATTATAGAGGTTAAGGGCTCTGGGAGAATAGTTGTCTTTAATGAAAATAAAGAAGTTTTAGGTATAGGATTTTTAGAAAATAATATTATTAAAAATATAAAAGATAAAGGATGGTATTTAAGAGAAGGAGGATAA
- a CDS encoding S16 family serine protease, with amino-acid sequence MKKLLTLLFLFILLNTTFAVIIKAPAVSLTDMGPEGVPISIQINVSKGNGHVFMDTLPLTQLDMQGSARIAAKVAGEITGKDMNKYNVYITVRSDVPVVGGPSAGATMTIGIICALMNWSINHNVMMTGTINPDGSIGPVGGILEKIEAAKKANCTIMLIPKGQRYVTENNMKIDAVKFGEKLGVKVIEVGSIYEALPYFTNKKITMKKYPENPIIEEKYQKIMKDLCDKILKTANEKYDNISNELNNEYFGYNYQNKLSSELKEAKKLLDKANDEYMDEKYYSATCSAFNALIKLETIDHTIKYLTGEEDIKTYLNNVQNQIDYDKKVVYSKNLTLNNFEEILSGRVRISEAESLLDKAWKSYYLGNYEDAIKYGSFAKLRGESAIWWVTLCEINCNDSNNKIINESSLKSLAQQYLDNAETITTYVETLYPNLVSDDVLDDLESAKKAYNEGDYVLTIAKSIDTCVEAEIPLVIFEDKDYLNYLDSFSKNKINMAETIGINPISALGYYEYANSLNDSLLKIMYYKYSSYYAQMDIDIVKELNKDNKGIKESFDNEINIINTNENIVNAEESTKENNNIAIIISAIVGGLIGFVGGYIAKKVST; translated from the coding sequence ATGAAAAAACTACTAACATTGCTATTCTTATTTATATTATTAAATACTACTTTTGCTGTAATTATAAAGGCTCCAGCAGTTTCTTTAACTGATATGGGTCCAGAAGGGGTCCCTATAAGTATACAAATAAATGTGAGTAAAGGAAATGGACATGTTTTTATGGATACTTTACCATTAACACAGTTAGATATGCAAGGTTCAGCAAGAATTGCGGCAAAAGTTGCTGGAGAGATTACTGGAAAGGATATGAATAAATATAATGTCTATATTACTGTAAGAAGTGATGTTCCAGTAGTTGGAGGACCATCAGCAGGAGCAACAATGACTATTGGAATTATCTGTGCATTAATGAATTGGAGCATTAACCACAATGTTATGATGACTGGGACTATAAACCCAGATGGAAGTATTGGTCCAGTAGGAGGAATATTAGAAAAAATAGAAGCCGCTAAAAAGGCAAACTGTACAATTATGTTAATCCCAAAAGGGCAAAGATATGTTACTGAAAATAATATGAAAATAGACGCTGTTAAATTTGGAGAAAAGTTAGGAGTTAAAGTTATAGAGGTTGGAAGTATTTATGAAGCACTTCCATACTTTACAAATAAAAAGATTACTATGAAGAAATATCCTGAAAATCCAATTATTGAAGAAAAATATCAAAAAATAATGAAAGATTTATGTGATAAGATATTAAAAACAGCAAATGAGAAATATGATAATATCTCCAATGAATTAAATAACGAATATTTTGGTTACAATTATCAAAATAAACTATCATCTGAATTAAAAGAAGCTAAAAAATTATTAGATAAGGCAAACGATGAATATATGGATGAAAAATATTATTCTGCAACATGTTCAGCATTTAACGCACTAATTAAATTAGAAACAATCGACCATACAATAAAATATCTTACAGGAGAAGAAGATATTAAAACATATCTTAACAATGTTCAGAATCAAATAGATTATGATAAAAAAGTAGTTTATTCAAAAAATTTAACTTTAAATAACTTTGAAGAAATTTTATCTGGAAGGGTTAGAATATCTGAGGCTGAGAGTTTATTAGATAAGGCATGGAAATCTTACTACTTAGGAAACTATGAAGATGCAATAAAATATGGTAGTTTTGCAAAATTGAGAGGAGAAAGTGCAATTTGGTGGGTTACACTATGTGAAATTAATTGTAATGATAGCAACAATAAAATAATAAATGAATCCTCTCTAAAATCTTTGGCTCAGCAATATTTAGATAATGCTGAGACAATTACAACATATGTTGAGACATTATATCCAAATTTAGTAAGTGACGACGTTTTAGATGATTTAGAATCTGCTAAAAAAGCATACAATGAAGGAGATTATGTATTAACAATTGCTAAAAGTATAGATACATGTGTAGAGGCAGAGATTCCATTGGTTATATTTGAGGATAAAGATTATTTAAATTACTTAGACAGTTTTTCAAAGAATAAAATAAATATGGCTGAAACTATAGGAATAAATCCAATATCAGCCCTTGGTTATTATGAATATGCTAATAGTTTAAATGATAGTTTATTAAAGATTATGTACTATAAATATAGCTCTTACTATGCTCAAATGGATATAGATATAGTAAAAGAGTTGAATAAAGATAATAAAGGAATCAAAGAGAGTTTTGATAATGAAATTAACATAATTAATACAAATGAGAACATTGTTAATGCTGAAGAATCTACAAAAGAAAATAATAATATTGCCATTATCATATCTGCAATAGTTGGAGGATTAATAGGGTTTGTAGGAGGATATATTGCAAAAAAAGTTTCTACTTAA
- a CDS encoding CBS domain-containing protein yields the protein MFTEPVKEIMTRDVVTVTPETPISKAIGIMEENGFHHLIVVDKKDDKEEYYLISIRDLLLASSVQEEVRTLMYKPHYIHEDTPVLDAVCEMLESGQRAAPIVNDEGKLVGIITDYDIMARAARSKIMKDTKITKIMTRNVITINENDSIGKARALMRDNNIGRLVVVDDEGNPVGMVTEVDIIKKIYKPKRRMTYGEVKGEKVPRMGQPVKLIMNTPLITVDVDASAADAARVMQEYDIRGVPVVKGKSLKGIVTRLDIIKYIADLKKGAMIEVEIHGMLDPEVKDLAERIIATEVKKMVKQAGKIHWIKINIKKDRDKGGVPYYRITTYVKTPNKLYVGEGRPKASLPNKLEAEGEDIAYISEHERWEFIDILKESLDSVLRQLEADFDKYHPKHIGREIKEQLYEEYVPEEYTKENENIEQNEEK from the coding sequence ATGTTTACAGAGCCAGTAAAGGAAATAATGACAAGAGATGTAGTTACAGTAACTCCTGAAACTCCAATATCAAAAGCAATAGGTATAATGGAAGAGAATGGCTTTCACCATTTAATTGTAGTTGATAAGAAAGATGATAAAGAGGAATACTATTTAATAAGTATAAGAGATTTGTTATTAGCATCATCAGTTCAGGAAGAAGTTAGAACATTAATGTATAAGCCACACTACATACACGAAGATACTCCTGTTTTAGACGCTGTATGTGAAATGCTTGAAAGTGGGCAAAGAGCAGCACCAATAGTAAATGATGAAGGAAAATTAGTAGGGATAATTACTGACTATGACATTATGGCAAGAGCCGCAAGATCAAAGATAATGAAAGATACTAAAATTACAAAGATAATGACGAGAAATGTAATAACAATCAATGAAAATGATTCTATTGGTAAGGCAAGAGCATTAATGAGAGATAATAACATTGGTAGGTTGGTAGTTGTTGATGATGAAGGAAATCCTGTTGGAATGGTTACTGAGGTAGATATTATCAAAAAGATTTACAAACCAAAAAGAAGAATGACTTATGGAGAAGTAAAAGGAGAAAAAGTTCCAAGAATGGGACAGCCAGTTAAGTTAATTATGAATACCCCATTAATAACTGTTGATGTAGATGCAAGTGCAGCAGATGCGGCAAGAGTTATGCAAGAGTATGATATTAGGGGAGTTCCTGTTGTAAAAGGTAAGTCTTTAAAGGGAATTGTTACAAGGTTAGACATTATAAAGTATATAGCTGATTTGAAGAAAGGGGCAATGATTGAAGTAGAAATTCATGGAATGTTAGATCCAGAAGTTAAAGATCTTGCAGAAAGAATTATTGCAACAGAAGTCAAAAAGATGGTTAAACAGGCAGGAAAAATTCACTGGATAAAGATAAATATTAAAAAAGATAGAGATAAGGGAGGAGTTCCATATTATAGAATTACAACATATGTAAAAACTCCAAATAAGTTGTATGTTGGAGAAGGTAGACCAAAAGCTTCATTACCTAATAAATTAGAAGCAGAAGGAGAAGATATCGCATATATTTCAGAGCACGAAAGATGGGAATTTATAGATATATTAAAGGAATCATTAGACTCAGTGTTAAGACAGTTGGAGGCTGATTTTGATAAATATCATCCAAAACATATAGGAAGAGAAATTAAAGAGCAACTATATGAAGAATATGTTCCCGAAGAATATACCAAAGAAAATGAAAATATAGAACAAAATGAAGAAAAATAA
- a CDS encoding Clp1/GlmU family protein, whose translation MMNKSLYPSEVPDDRFEVLNNLKDSQKPIKILILGGLNSGKTTLTTFLANELLNLNYRVAIIDCDIGQKSILPPATISLSFPKTNFSNLYELKPYKSYFVGSTTPIQFFGDIVVGTKLLCDYAEDKADVVIVDTTGLITGSGADLKRMKIEMIKPDIIIALQKRNELKSILKPFENKIRIFYLKVYENAKSFSREERKEIRAEKWKEYFKTSKIYNIGFNDVIISGSRIFQGEKILKDEKYLLESLFKWKILYGVKCEGRYTIVKRDLANMVRQIDKNILYYIEPERFNNLIVGLIDEEGFCIGLGILKNINFENETLEILSPINEDEIKNLKEIRFGRIKVNENGEELGLLDRDLI comes from the coding sequence ATGATGAATAAATCTCTTTATCCATCAGAAGTTCCAGATGATAGATTTGAGGTTTTAAATAATCTTAAAGATAGTCAAAAGCCTATTAAAATTTTAATACTTGGAGGATTAAACAGTGGTAAAACTACTCTAACTACTTTTTTAGCTAATGAACTTTTAAATTTAAATTATAGAGTGGCTATAATTGATTGTGATATTGGACAAAAAAGTATTTTACCACCAGCAACTATAAGCTTATCATTTCCAAAAACAAATTTTAGCAATTTGTATGAACTTAAACCTTATAAAAGTTACTTTGTTGGTTCAACTACTCCAATTCAATTTTTTGGAGATATAGTTGTAGGAACTAAGTTGCTGTGTGATTATGCAGAGGATAAGGCAGATGTTGTTATAGTTGATACCACTGGATTAATAACGGGCTCTGGAGCTGATTTAAAGAGGATGAAAATAGAAATGATTAAGCCAGATATTATAATAGCTCTGCAAAAAAGAAATGAACTTAAATCTATATTAAAGCCTTTTGAAAATAAAATTAGAATTTTTTACTTAAAAGTTTATGAAAATGCAAAATCATTTAGTAGGGAAGAGAGGAAAGAAATTAGAGCAGAAAAATGGAAAGAATACTTTAAAACTTCAAAAATTTATAATATTGGTTTTAATGATGTAATTATTAGTGGAAGTAGGATATTTCAAGGAGAGAAGATTTTGAAGGATGAAAAATACCTATTAGAATCTCTTTTTAAATGGAAAATACTCTATGGAGTTAAATGTGAGGGAAGATATACAATAGTAAAAAGAGATTTGGCAAATATGGTAAGACAGATTGATAAAAACATTCTATACTACATTGAGCCTGAAAGATTTAACAACTTAATAGTTGGATTAATTGATGAAGAGGGCTTTTGCATTGGATTGGGTATATTAAAAAATATAAATTTTGAGAATGAAACATTAGAGATACTATCCCCCATTAATGAAGATGAAATTAAAAATCTTAAAGAAATAAGGTTTGGAAGAATAAAAGTTAATGAAAATGGAGAAGAACTTGGTTTATTAGATAGAGATTTAATATAA
- a CDS encoding MFS transporter: protein MVRNVEKQNLQKNTKELSKNVYLLGFTSFLNDMSSEMIMPILPMLITSLGGGSLSIGLVGGLRELISNILMVLVGYYSDKIRKRKIFVILGYLTSSIFKLLLGLSKSWLKAIIFSSLERMGKGIRTAPRDAIISESMPKTLGKGFGIQRAFDTAGAILGSTISLLFILFFQYKFNQIILIAAVIGFFSIIPLYFVKEKKIVSNNNKIRFRVGIKNLSKELKLFILISAIFTLSNFSYMFYILRAQEFLMIVDEKMAVVIPIALYILYNIFYATFSIPFGILSDKIGRKSVLTLGYILYGITSLGFAYFISQKSLILLFALYGIAYASFAGNQKAYVSDLSSEDIRATALGLFYTVVGLTSLPASLIAGYLWKINPEITFLYGSFLAIFSGLLLLFLKT, encoded by the coding sequence ATGGTGAGAAATGTGGAAAAACAAAATTTACAAAAGAATACTAAGGAATTATCTAAAAATGTCTATTTGTTAGGATTTACAAGCTTTTTGAATGATATGAGTAGTGAGATGATAATGCCAATTTTACCAATGCTTATTACAAGTTTAGGAGGAGGTAGTTTATCAATTGGCTTAGTTGGAGGATTGAGGGAGCTTATCTCAAATATTTTGATGGTTTTAGTTGGTTATTATTCAGATAAAATAAGAAAAAGAAAGATTTTTGTCATTTTAGGTTACTTAACATCCTCAATATTTAAACTCCTCTTAGGTTTATCAAAAAGCTGGTTAAAGGCAATTATATTTTCATCCCTTGAAAGAATGGGAAAAGGAATAAGAACTGCTCCAAGAGATGCAATAATATCTGAAAGTATGCCTAAAACTTTGGGTAAAGGTTTTGGAATACAGAGAGCTTTTGATACTGCTGGGGCAATATTAGGCTCTACTATTTCGCTATTGTTTATATTGTTTTTTCAATATAAGTTTAATCAGATAATTTTAATAGCAGCAGTTATTGGATTTTTTTCTATTATTCCTTTATATTTTGTTAAAGAAAAAAAGATTGTTTCTAATAATAACAAAATAAGATTTAGAGTTGGAATTAAAAACTTGTCAAAAGAGTTAAAGCTATTTATTCTAATCTCAGCCATATTTACTCTAAGTAATTTTAGCTATATGTTTTATATTTTGAGAGCTCAGGAATTTTTAATGATAGTGGATGAAAAGATGGCTGTTGTAATTCCTATAGCTCTTTATATTTTATATAACATCTTTTATGCCACATTTTCAATTCCATTTGGAATTTTATCAGATAAAATTGGAAGAAAAAGTGTTTTAACCTTAGGATATATACTTTATGGAATTACCTCATTAGGATTTGCTTACTTTATTTCTCAAAAAAGCTTAATATTGTTGTTTGCTTTATATGGAATTGCCTATGCCTCATTTGCTGGAAATCAGAAAGCTTATGTATCTGATTTATCGTCAGAAGATATTAGAGCCACTGCTTTAGGATTGTTTTATACTGTAGTAGGATTAACGAGCTTACCTGCAAGTTTGATAGCTGGCTATCTATGGAAAATAAATCCAGAAATAACATTTTTATATGGAAGTTTCTTAGCAATATTTTCAGGTTTGTTGTTGTTATTTTTAAAAACCTAA
- the pyrI gene encoding aspartate carbamoyltransferase regulatory subunit: MSELKVKKIRNGTVIDHIDAGKALMVYKILNIPNETSVMIAINVPSKKKGKKDILKIEGIELKKKDVDKISLISPDVTINIIRNGNVVKKLKPQIPDNIEGTLKCTNPNCITNKENIKGKFIIENKNPLKIRCYYCEKVLNKIVFE, translated from the coding sequence TTGAGTGAACTCAAAGTAAAAAAAATTAGAAATGGAACTGTAATTGATCACATAGATGCAGGAAAAGCGTTAATGGTATATAAAATTTTAAACATTCCTAATGAAACCTCTGTAATGATAGCAATAAATGTTCCTTCAAAAAAGAAGGGTAAAAAAGATATTCTAAAAATTGAAGGAATTGAATTAAAAAAGAAGGATGTTGATAAAATATCTTTAATTTCTCCTGATGTAACTATAAATATCATAAGAAATGGAAATGTTGTTAAGAAACTTAAACCACAAATACCTGACAATATAGAGGGAACACTAAAATGTACAAATCCAAACTGTATAACAAATAAAGAAAATATTAAAGGAAAATTTATAATTGAAAATAAAAATCCATTAAAAATTAGATGTTACTATTGTGAAAAAGTTTTAAATAAAATAGTTTTTGAATAA
- a CDS encoding NOG1 family protein, translated as MSKEENPFKKMPTILMPDELMAKALRRGEKVANEMRKKELPWLLKARYVEEHKVRTIASVVADNLQKVIDKTPPVRKLPKFYQEMVEVLVGVDEFKKSLGAFKWASELVRKLGNEYAKKIRKARTPQQAGKLRKEFVGRVKSILNQIHPEMAFVAVAREKLKNLPTFKNLPTVVIAGYPNVGKSTLLKKLTGADVEINNYPFTTKGINMGYMEDIQIVDTPGLLDRPLYERNDIELQAILALNYLANLILFIIDASEFCGYTIEEQLNLLKEIKELFKVPIVVAINKIDLVEDEGKIKNIEEKLKEIGVEKIFKISADKGIGLEELKEYFFKKLLFTNRENIKELANENNN; from the coding sequence ATGAGTAAAGAAGAAAATCCTTTTAAAAAAATGCCTACTATATTGATGCCTGATGAATTAATGGCTAAGGCATTAAGAAGGGGAGAAAAAGTAGCCAATGAAATGAGAAAAAAAGAATTACCTTGGTTGTTAAAGGCGAGATATGTAGAGGAGCATAAAGTGAGAACTATTGCGTCAGTTGTGGCAGACAATTTACAAAAAGTTATAGATAAAACTCCCCCAGTAAGAAAACTACCTAAATTTTATCAGGAAATGGTTGAAGTTTTAGTAGGAGTAGATGAATTTAAAAAGTCATTGGGTGCATTTAAGTGGGCATCTGAATTAGTTAGAAAATTAGGTAATGAGTATGCTAAAAAGATTAGAAAAGCAAGAACTCCACAACAGGCAGGAAAATTAAGAAAAGAATTCGTTGGGAGAGTAAAGTCAATATTAAATCAAATTCACCCAGAAATGGCTTTTGTGGCAGTTGCAAGAGAAAAATTGAAAAATTTACCGACATTCAAAAATCTTCCAACTGTTGTAATCGCTGGCTATCCAAATGTTGGAAAATCCACATTGTTAAAAAAATTGACAGGGGCGGATGTTGAAATAAACAACTATCCATTTACAACTAAAGGAATAAATATGGGATATATGGAAGATATTCAGATTGTAGATACTCCTGGATTGTTAGATCGTCCATTATATGAAAGAAATGATATAGAGTTGCAGGCAATATTGGCATTAAACTATTTAGCAAATTTAATTTTGTTTATTATAGATGCAAGTGAGTTTTGCGGCTATACAATTGAAGAGCAATTAAATTTATTAAAAGAGATAAAAGAATTATTTAAGGTTCCTATTGTTGTAGCAATAAATAAAATTGATTTAGTTGAGGATGAAGGAAAAATTAAAAATATAGAGGAAAAGTTAAAAGAAATAGGAGTGGAGAAAATATTTAAAATATCTGCTGATAAAGGAATTGGTTTGGAGGAGTTAAAAGAATATTTCTTTAAAAAACTTTTATTTACCAATAGAGAAAATATAAAAGAGTTGGCGAATGAGAATAACAACTAA
- a CDS encoding DUF126 domain-containing protein, producing MELKGRSISKGVVKGIAIVSNKPFSFLGGVDKEGNVIDKDSDIYGQSLKGKIFVFPYGKGSTVGSYVIYGLAKRGILKGIVNKECEPIVATGAILGGIPLVDKVDIEKIKTGDIIIVDGNRGVVKILNKE from the coding sequence ATGGAATTAAAAGGTAGAAGTATATCAAAAGGAGTTGTTAAGGGAATTGCAATTGTCTCAAACAAACCCTTCTCTTTTTTGGGAGGAGTTGATAAGGAGGGAAATGTTATAGATAAAGATAGCGACATATATGGACAATCATTGAAAGGAAAAATTTTTGTATTTCCTTATGGGAAAGGAAGCACTGTTGGTTCTTATGTTATATATGGTTTGGCAAAAAGAGGAATTTTAAAAGGGATAGTTAATAAAGAATGTGAGCCTATTGTAGCCACAGGTGCTATTTTAGGAGGAATTCCATTGGTTGATAAAGTAGATATAGAAAAAATAAAAACAGGAGATATAATAATAGTTGATGGAAATAGAGGAGTTGTAAAAATTTTAAACAAAGAGTAA
- a CDS encoding fumarate hydratase, whose amino-acid sequence MKISDIVVELFKEAVIYLPDDVKKAIEDAYNKEEGISKNILKAIIENNKIAEEKEIPLCQDTGVPIIFLKIGKNINSSEIMKIIEEIKKGVERATKEIPLRPNVVHPLTRENFGTNVGLNAPFINIEFDKNLDREIEITVFPKGAGSENMSALKMLTPSEGIKGIKKFVLETVANAGGKPCPPIVVGIGIGGTSDVALKLAKKALLRNIGERHKDENIAKLEKELLEDINKLGIGAMGLGGKITALDVFIEISGCHTASLPVGICIQCWADRKAYKKVKIDEITI is encoded by the coding sequence ATGAAAATCTCTGATATTGTTGTTGAATTGTTTAAGGAGGCTGTTATATATCTTCCAGATGATGTTAAAAAAGCTATTGAAGATGCCTATAATAAAGAAGAAGGCATATCAAAAAACATTTTAAAAGCAATCATAGAAAACAACAAAATTGCAGAGGAAAAAGAGATTCCACTATGTCAAGATACTGGTGTTCCAATAATATTTTTAAAAATTGGGAAAAACATAAATTCATCAGAAATTATGAAAATTATTGAAGAAATTAAAAAAGGAGTAGAAAGAGCAACAAAGGAAATTCCATTAAGACCTAATGTAGTTCATCCATTGACGAGAGAAAATTTTGGCACTAATGTTGGTTTAAATGCTCCATTTATAAATATTGAGTTTGATAAAAACTTAGATAGGGAGATAGAAATAACTGTTTTCCCAAAAGGTGCTGGTAGCGAAAATATGAGTGCTTTAAAGATGCTTACTCCTTCAGAGGGAATTAAAGGAATAAAGAAATTTGTCCTTGAAACTGTTGCAAATGCTGGAGGAAAGCCATGCCCTCCAATAGTTGTTGGTATAGGTATTGGAGGAACATCTGATGTAGCGTTAAAATTAGCTAAAAAAGCATTGTTAAGAAATATAGGAGAGAGACATAAAGATGAAAATATAGCAAAATTGGAAAAGGAACTTTTAGAAGATATAAATAAATTGGGTATTGGGGCTATGGGTTTGGGAGGCAAAATAACTGCCTTAGATGTATTTATTGAAATATCTGGATGTCATACTGCCTCATTACCAGTAGGAATTTGCATTCAATGCTGGGCGGATAGAAAAGCATATAAAAAAGTAAAAATAGATGAAATAACCATTTAA